In Belonocnema kinseyi isolate 2016_QV_RU_SX_M_011 chromosome 4, B_treatae_v1, whole genome shotgun sequence, a single window of DNA contains:
- the LOC117171073 gene encoding uncharacterized protein LOC117171073, with translation MGDKMQGRKGDTGNNEEIDFTSALAPRLVEIHRENSVPNMYFWLVIKFSSTFAKPRKRRVISESEDEGTPLKRSQLTSDDKENDDGKNDSMSASATSSHQILTDNNVTKAPKRKAIIESEDEVRPKKRSILSTDDEENEFH, from the exons ATGGGTGACAAGATGCAAGGAAGAAAAGGAGACACAG GTAACAACGAAGAAATCGACTTTACGAGTGCCTTAGCACCACGTCTTGTCGAAATACACAGAGAAAAttctg TTCCTAATATGTATTTCTGGCTTGTAATCAAATTTTCTTCCACATTTGCGAAGCCTCGAAAAAGAAGGGTAATTAGTGAATCTGAAGATGAAGGTACGCCACTGAAGCGCAGCCAATTGACTTCGGACGATAAAGAAA ATGACGATGGAAAAAACGACTCCATGAGCGCCTCAGCAACAAGTTCACACCAAATTCTAACAGATAATAAtg TTACGAAAGCTCCAAAAAGAAAGGCAATCATTGAATCTGAAGATGAAGTTCGACCAAAGAAGCGGAGCATATTGAGTACTGATGATGAAGAAAATGAGTTTcattga
- the LOC117171074 gene encoding uncharacterized mitochondrial protein AtMg00860-like: MIWLQRVLDVIVGAGLTINRQKSEFSCEEVKYLGYMVNQSDLKTLRRFLGIVFWYWKYIKDFATIVEPLFRLLKKNRRFVLGEEQQKSFKTLKVALISTPTLAGPDIILPFILQTRRIFNRGRLGHRE, translated from the coding sequence ATGATCTGGTTGCAGAGAGTCCTGGACGTGATAGTCGGTGCTGGTCTCACGATAAATCGACAAAAGAGTGAGTTCTCTTGCGAAGAGGTAAAATACCTTGGATACATGGTCAACCAGTCAGACTTAAAAACCCTCAGGCGATTTCTGGGAATAGTCTTTTGGTATTGGAAGTATATAAAAGACTTTGCCACTATAGTCGAACCCTTATTTCGTCTATTAAAGAAGAATCGGAGGTTCGTATTAGGTGAGGAGCAACAAAAgtctttcaaaactttaaaagtaGCTTTGATCTCTACTCCCACGTTAGCGGGACCAGACATTATTCTACCCTTTATTCTTCAGACTCGGAGAATCTTCAACCGCGGACGTCTCGGGCATCGGGAGTGA